One Pseudomonas sp. MH9.2 DNA segment encodes these proteins:
- the rpoD gene encoding RNA polymerase sigma factor RpoD, whose translation MSGKAQQQSRIKELITLGREQKYLTYAEVNDHLPEDISDPEQVEDIIRMINDMGIPVHESAPDADALMLADADTDEAAAEEAAAALAAVETDIGRTTDPVRMYMREMGTVELLTREGEIEIAKRIEEGIREVMGAIAHFPGTVDHILSEYTRVTTEGGRLSDVLSGYIDPDDGIAPPAEVPPPVDPKTAKAAEGDDEEEEKDETTTDDEEEVESGPDPIVAQQRFGAVSDQMEIARKALKKHGRGSKQATAELIALALLFMPIKLVPKQFEGLVERVRSALDRLRAQERAIMQLCVRDARMPRADFLRLFPGHEVDESWTDALAKGKGKYAEAIGRLQPDIQRCQQKLIALETETGLKISEIKDINRRMSIGEAKARRAKKEMVEANLRLVISIAKKYTNRGLQFLDLIQEGNIGLMKAVDKFEYRRGYKFSTYATWWIRQAITRSIADQARTIRIPVHMIETINKLNRISRQMLQEMGREPTPEELGERMEMPEDKIRKVLKIAKEPISMETPIGDDEDSHLGDFIEDSTMQSPIDVATVESLKEATREVLSGLTAREAKVLRMRFGIDMNTDHTLEEVGKQFDVTRERIRQIEAKALRKLRHPTRSEHLRSFLDE comes from the coding sequence ATGTCCGGAAAAGCGCAACAGCAGTCTCGTATCAAAGAGTTGATCACCCTGGGTCGTGAGCAGAAGTATCTGACTTACGCAGAGGTCAACGACCACCTGCCGGAGGATATTTCAGATCCGGAACAGGTGGAAGACATCATCCGCATGATTAATGACATGGGGATTCCCGTACACGAGAGCGCGCCGGATGCGGACGCCCTTATGTTGGCCGACGCCGATACCGACGAGGCAGCCGCTGAAGAAGCGGCCGCAGCGTTGGCAGCGGTCGAGACCGACATCGGTCGCACGACTGACCCAGTGCGCATGTATATGCGCGAAATGGGTACCGTTGAGCTTCTGACCCGTGAAGGCGAAATTGAAATCGCCAAACGTATCGAAGAGGGCATCCGTGAAGTGATGGGCGCAATCGCGCACTTCCCTGGCACGGTTGACCATATTCTCTCCGAATACACACGAGTCACGACCGAAGGTGGGCGTCTTTCCGATGTTCTGAGCGGTTACATCGACCCGGATGACGGCATTGCGCCGCCAGCCGAAGTGCCGCCGCCTGTCGACCCGAAAACAGCGAAAGCTGCCGAAGGTGATGACGAAGAGGAAGAGAAGGACGAAACCACAACCGACGACGAAGAAGAAGTCGAAAGCGGTCCGGATCCTATCGTTGCTCAGCAGCGCTTCGGTGCAGTTTCCGATCAAATGGAAATTGCCCGCAAGGCATTGAAAAAGCACGGCCGTGGCAGCAAGCAGGCAACCGCCGAGCTGATTGCACTGGCACTGCTGTTCATGCCGATCAAACTGGTTCCTAAACAGTTTGAAGGCCTGGTCGAGCGGGTTCGTAGTGCACTTGATCGCTTGCGCGCTCAGGAACGCGCCATCATGCAGCTGTGTGTACGTGATGCACGTATGCCACGCGCCGATTTCCTTCGCCTGTTCCCTGGCCATGAAGTCGACGAGAGCTGGACCGATGCGCTGGCTAAAGGCAAAGGCAAATATGCTGAAGCCATTGGTCGCCTGCAACCGGATATCCAGCGTTGCCAGCAAAAGCTGATCGCACTCGAAACCGAAACAGGTTTGAAGATTTCCGAGATCAAGGACATCAACCGTCGCATGTCGATCGGTGAGGCCAAAGCCCGCCGCGCGAAGAAAGAGATGGTTGAAGCCAACTTGCGTCTGGTGATCTCCATCGCCAAGAAGTACACCAACCGTGGCCTGCAGTTCCTCGATCTGATCCAGGAAGGCAACATCGGCTTGATGAAAGCGGTGGACAAGTTCGAATATCGTCGTGGTTACAAGTTCTCGACTTATGCCACTTGGTGGATCCGTCAAGCGATTACCCGCTCGATTGCCGACCAGGCACGCACCATCCGTATTCCGGTGCACATGATCGAGACGATCAACAAGCTCAACCGTATTTCCCGGCAGATGCTGCAGGAAATGGGTCGCGAACCGACCCCGGAAGAGCTAGGCGAACGCATGGAAATGCCTGAGGACAAAATCCGCAAGGTATTGAAGATCGCTAAAGAGCCGATCTCCATGGAAACCCCGATCGGTGACGACGAAGATTCGCACTTGGGTGACTTCATCGAAGACTCGACTATGCAGTCGCCAATCGATGTCGCCACGGTCGAAAGCCTCAAGGAAGCGACGCGCGAAGTGCTCTCGGGCTTGACCGCTCGCGAAGCCAAGGTTCTGCGCATGCGCTTCGGCATCGACATGAATACTGACCATACGCTGGAAGAGGTCGGTAAGCAGTTTGACGTAACCCGCGAGCGGATTCGTCAGATCGAAGCCAAGGCGCTACGCAAGTTGCGTCACCCGACGAGAAGCGAACACCTGCGTTCGTTCCTCGACGAGTAA